A genomic stretch from Eubacterium sulci ATCC 35585 includes:
- a CDS encoding recombinase RecA: MATKKFAASNPDDRDRALEEALKHIHKKFGDGSIMRLGENAQNKDLSVISTGSISLDIASGVGGVPRGRIIEIFGPESSGKTTLTLHIVAEAQKQGGRAAFIDAEHALDPVYAKSIGVDVDSLLVSQPDTGEQGLEICDTLARSGALDVIVIDSVAALVPSSEIEGEMGDSHVGLQARMMSQALRKLAGTVSRSKTCVIFINQLREKIGVMYGSPETTTGGRALKFYSTMRFDVRKGESIKKGDDILGNRTKVKIVKNKVAPPFKRAEFDIMFGEGISKSGDILDSAVEQNIIEKAGSWYSYNGEKIGQGRENVKVYLDEHSDISQEIEQKLLVALQSNNSAEEVPGDVADFRVDEDGVILED, encoded by the coding sequence ATGGCAACGAAGAAATTTGCAGCTTCTAATCCCGATGATAGGGATAGAGCTTTAGAAGAAGCTCTGAAGCATATACATAAGAAATTTGGTGACGGGTCTATCATGAGACTCGGTGAGAACGCACAGAACAAGGATCTTTCAGTTATATCAACTGGATCAATTAGTCTAGATATAGCATCTGGAGTTGGTGGAGTACCAAGGGGAAGAATAATTGAGATATTTGGACCTGAATCCTCAGGTAAGACAACGCTGACGCTTCACATAGTAGCAGAAGCTCAGAAGCAGGGAGGAAGAGCAGCATTTATTGATGCAGAGCACGCTCTAGATCCTGTTTATGCTAAGAGCATAGGTGTAGATGTAGATTCACTATTAGTTTCACAGCCTGATACAGGAGAGCAGGGTCTTGAGATTTGCGATACACTTGCAAGAAGTGGAGCTTTGGATGTAATCGTTATCGACTCTGTAGCAGCGCTTGTACCAAGCTCTGAGATTGAGGGCGAGATGGGAGATTCACACGTAGGACTACAGGCGAGAATGATGTCACAGGCACTTCGTAAGCTAGCTGGTACTGTTAGCCGTTCCAAAACATGCGTTATATTCATCAACCAGCTTAGAGAGAAGATTGGCGTAATGTACGGAAGCCCAGAGACAACTACAGGTGGACGTGCTCTTAAGTTCTATTCAACTATGAGATTTGATGTAAGAAAGGGCGAGAGCATCAAGAAGGGTGACGATATCCTAGGTAACAGAACCAAGGTTAAGATTGTTAAGAACAAGGTTGCCCCACCATTCAAGCGCGCTGAATTTGACATAATGTTCGGTGAGGGTATTTCTAAGTCAGGAGATATCTTAGATAGTGCTGTTGAACAGAACATTATTGAGAAGGCTGGTTCATGGTATAGCTACAATGGTGAGAAGATTGGACAGGGTCGTGAGAATGTTAAGGTTTATCTCGATGAACATAGCGATATATCTCAGGAGATAGAGCAAAAGCTTCTCGTGGCATTGCAGTCAAACAACTCTGCTGAAGAGGTTCCAGGAGATGTAGCTGATTTTAGAGTCGATGAAGATGGAGTAATTTTAGAGGATTAA
- a CDS encoding diaminopimelate epimerase yields the protein MYAIIETGGKQYRVAEGDVLTVEKLAVEDGAQVELDKVLLLSKDGDVQVGAPYIEGAKVFGEVVESGKGKKVIIFKYKAKKDYRKKQGHRQPYTMIKITSLDGKAPAKVAKAAEAKEEVKNLASMKKDELIAYAEAKGVEIDAKATKAVIIEKIEAATK from the coding sequence ATGTACGCAATTATCGAAACAGGCGGAAAGCAGTACAGAGTTGCTGAAGGAGATGTCCTAACTGTTGAAAAGCTAGCAGTTGAAGACGGAGCTCAGGTTGAACTAGACAAAGTATTGCTTCTAAGCAAAGATGGTGATGTTCAGGTTGGCGCACCATACATCGAAGGCGCTAAGGTCTTTGGTGAAGTAGTTGAGAGTGGCAAGGGAAAGAAGGTTATTATCTTCAAGTACAAGGCTAAGAAGGACTACAGAAAGAAACAGGGTCACAGACAGCCATACACAATGATCAAGATTACATCATTGGATGGCAAGGCTCCAGCTAAGGTAGCTAAGGCTGCTGAAGCAAAAGAAGAAGTAAAAAACCTAGCATCGATGAAGAAGGATGAATTGATTGCATATGCAGAAGCTAAGGGCGTTGAGATCGACGCTAAGGCTACTAAGGCAGTTATCATCGAGAAAATCGAAGCTGCAACTAAGTAA
- a CDS encoding 50S ribosomal protein L27, with product MASKKGVGSSKNGRESESKRLGVKIGDGQFVSAGSILVRQRGTKFHPGNNVGIGGDDTLFAKIDGNVKFERYDKTRKQVSVYSREA from the coding sequence ATGGCAAGTAAGAAAGGTGTAGGAAGCTCCAAGAATGGCCGCGAATCCGAATCGAAAAGACTTGGTGTCAAGATTGGTGACGGACAGTTTGTAAGCGCCGGCAGTATCCTAGTTAGACAGAGAGGTACTAAGTTCCACCCAGGTAACAATGTAGGTATCGGTGGAGATGACACTTTGTTTGCTAAGATTGATGGTAATGTAAAGTTCGAAAGATACGACAAAACCAGAAAACAGGTCAGTGTTTATTCAAGAGAAGCTTAA
- a CDS encoding GTPase, with product MLVDKARITIVSGKGGNGAVSFRREPFVPEGGPDGGDGGNGGNVVFLADRNLRTLMDFRYKKKYEAENGQNGMKKKCYGKKGEDLVIKVPVGTMVFDAESGLLMHDLKEDGDCFVAAQGGRGGKGNIHFKNSIRQAPNFAEAGDKAKERDVILELKMLADVGLVGFPNVGKSSLLAVATNARPKIENYHFTTIDPNLGVVRLYDTDYVMADIAGIIEGAHQGLGLGFKFLKHIERTKVLIHVVDVSGCEGRNPIDDFDKIMKELESYSDKITQKPMLVAANKIDMIDEDDENYLKFKAYVEGKGYRVFPISAPLNLGVKELLSAAAEELAKAELNPPPEEEYEYFDFESEKLSDADYRRVDVRCENGQYIMEGQQLQKIFDSTNFNDMGSLRYLYKYIEKSGALKKLRKMGLEEGDIVKIGDFELEYYDEYDE from the coding sequence ATGCTTGTAGATAAAGCAAGAATAACAATAGTTTCAGGCAAGGGAGGAAACGGTGCCGTTTCTTTTAGAAGAGAACCCTTTGTTCCTGAAGGTGGTCCAGATGGTGGAGATGGTGGAAACGGAGGAAATGTAGTTTTCCTTGCTGATAGAAACCTTAGAACTTTGATGGACTTTAGATACAAGAAAAAATACGAAGCCGAGAATGGTCAAAACGGCATGAAGAAAAAGTGCTATGGCAAAAAAGGAGAAGATTTAGTTATAAAGGTTCCTGTTGGAACTATGGTTTTTGATGCTGAGTCTGGTCTTTTGATGCACGATCTTAAGGAGGATGGAGATTGCTTTGTTGCTGCTCAAGGCGGACGAGGCGGTAAGGGTAATATCCACTTCAAAAACTCAATAAGACAGGCACCAAACTTTGCTGAAGCAGGAGATAAGGCTAAGGAAAGAGATGTGATTCTTGAACTTAAGATGCTTGCTGACGTAGGTCTTGTTGGATTTCCTAATGTAGGAAAGTCAAGTCTTCTTGCTGTTGCTACTAATGCTAGACCTAAGATAGAAAACTATCACTTTACAACTATAGATCCTAATCTCGGTGTAGTAAGGCTATACGATACAGACTATGTAATGGCTGATATCGCTGGAATCATCGAGGGTGCTCATCAGGGGCTTGGACTAGGTTTTAAGTTCCTAAAACACATCGAGAGAACCAAAGTCCTGATTCATGTTGTCGATGTTTCAGGCTGTGAGGGCAGAAATCCTATAGATGACTTTGATAAGATAATGAAGGAGCTAGAATCATATAGCGATAAGATTACACAAAAGCCTATGCTTGTAGCTGCTAACAAGATAGATATGATAGATGAAGATGATGAGAATTACCTTAAGTTCAAGGCTTATGTAGAAGGCAAGGGCTATAGGGTGTTCCCTATTTCTGCACCTCTAAATCTTGGTGTTAAGGAACTGCTTTCAGCTGCTGCTGAGGAACTGGCAAAGGCAGAGCTAAATCCACCACCAGAAGAGGAATATGAGTACTTTGATTTTGAATCAGAAAAGCTTAGCGATGCTGATTATAGAAGAGTTGATGTTCGCTGTGAAAACGGACAGTACATTATGGAAGGTCAGCAGCTTCAGAAGATATTTGATTCAACAAACTTTAATGATATGGGTTCTCTGAGATATCTATATAAGTATATAGAGAAGAGCGGAGCACTTAAGAAACTTCGAAAGATGGGGCTTGAGGAAGGCGATATTGTAAAGATTGGCGACTTTGAGCTTGAATATTATGATGAATACGATGAGTAG
- a CDS encoding Fe-S oxidoreductase, translated as MGVKIDSLFRNDDSAKKIDRLLKRVEKPARYIGSEKNICKKKPQNKLRFAFAFPDLYEIGMSYMGLQILYNILNKEDEIYCERVFAPAQDMSALMREEKLDLFTLETKTSVRDMDVLGFTLQYEMSYTNILDMLSLAGITFKSKDRAEDEPLIIAGGPCAYNPEPLSDFVDVFLIGDGEELLPYFLKEYKKSLEKGVSKREFLKSIVKTDGVYIPSFYDVVYNKDNTVKEYVPLIEDAPKRVKRALISEIEDIPFPERPMVPFIDTVHDRAVVETFRGCTRGCRFCQAGMIYRPIRERSKETIERIVERQLETTGHDELSLLSLSTSDYSDFEALATSVMDKCADRNVALSLPSLRLDSFSFNVLQEIQKYRKSGLTFAPEAGTQRLRDVINKGITEEDIFSAVRQAIELGWNNIKLYFMIGHPTETDEDLEGIANIAKKILQIKKEVGRGGRFNVTVSVSNFVPKAFTPFQWMGQNSLEEFRRKHDFLRGLLYVKGITFNYHDDFTSVLEAAFARGDRRTGKLLLKAYEEGCVRDSWSECFNEQKWRTAIEKSGLDIEFYTQRERDIDEVLPWYIIDSSVSDEYLKLEWKRANVAQITPDCRNGCTGCGINKRTVCKLGGIYE; from the coding sequence ATGGGCGTAAAAATTGATAGCCTCTTCAGGAATGATGATAGCGCAAAGAAGATCGATAGACTTCTAAAGCGAGTAGAAAAACCGGCAAGATATATAGGATCGGAGAAGAATATTTGCAAGAAAAAACCTCAAAATAAGCTTAGGTTTGCTTTTGCTTTTCCAGATTTATATGAAATCGGCATGTCATATATGGGACTTCAGATTTTGTATAACATTTTAAATAAGGAAGATGAGATTTATTGTGAGAGGGTTTTTGCGCCTGCTCAGGATATGTCTGCTTTGATGCGTGAAGAAAAGCTAGATTTATTCACTCTTGAGACAAAGACAAGTGTAAGAGATATGGATGTTCTAGGCTTTACGCTTCAGTACGAGATGTCATACACGAACATACTCGATATGTTAAGTCTTGCAGGGATTACATTTAAATCAAAGGATAGGGCAGAAGATGAACCGCTCATTATTGCAGGAGGTCCATGTGCATATAATCCTGAACCGCTAAGTGATTTTGTCGATGTATTTTTGATTGGTGATGGAGAGGAGCTTTTGCCTTACTTCCTAAAGGAATACAAGAAATCCCTAGAGAAGGGCGTAAGCAAGAGAGAATTTCTAAAATCAATAGTTAAAACAGATGGAGTTTACATTCCATCATTTTATGATGTTGTTTATAACAAGGACAATACAGTCAAAGAGTATGTCCCTTTGATAGAAGATGCCCCAAAGCGCGTTAAGAGAGCTTTGATAAGTGAAATCGAAGACATTCCATTCCCAGAAAGACCCATGGTTCCGTTTATCGATACAGTACACGATAGAGCTGTTGTTGAAACGTTTAGAGGCTGTACTAGAGGATGCAGATTCTGCCAGGCTGGCATGATTTATAGGCCTATCAGAGAAAGATCAAAAGAAACTATAGAACGTATCGTAGAAAGACAGCTAGAGACAACTGGACATGATGAACTTTCGCTTCTATCGCTTTCTACAAGTGATTACTCTGATTTTGAGGCATTAGCTACATCAGTAATGGATAAGTGTGCAGATAGAAATGTTGCACTTTCACTTCCATCACTAAGACTTGATAGCTTCTCGTTTAACGTGCTTCAGGAAATACAGAAATACAGAAAATCAGGTCTAACCTTTGCACCAGAAGCTGGAACGCAAAGGCTCAGAGATGTAATAAACAAAGGTATTACTGAGGAAGATATTTTCTCAGCAGTGCGTCAGGCCATAGAGCTTGGTTGGAACAATATCAAGCTTTACTTTATGATAGGTCATCCGACGGAGACTGATGAGGATCTAGAGGGTATTGCAAATATAGCAAAGAAAATTTTACAGATAAAGAAGGAAGTTGGCAGAGGTGGTAGATTCAACGTTACTGTCAGCGTTTCTAACTTTGTTCCAAAGGCATTTACTCCTTTTCAGTGGATGGGACAAAATAGCCTAGAAGAATTCAGGCGTAAGCATGACTTCCTTAGAGGACTTCTATATGTCAAAGGCATAACATTTAACTACCATGACGATTTTACTAGCGTGCTAGAGGCTGCATTTGCTCGCGGAGATAGGAGAACAGGCAAGCTTCTTCTAAAGGCATATGAGGAAGGCTGCGTTCGCGATAGCTGGTCTGAGTGTTTTAATGAACAAAAATGGAGGACTGCAATTGAAAAGAGCGGTCTTGACATCGAGTTCTACACTCAAAGAGAAAGAGACATCGACGAAGTCTTGCCATGGTACATCATCGATAGTTCTGTAAGCGACGAATATCTAAAGCTAGAATGGAAGCGTGCTAATGTTGCTCAAATTACACCAGACTGCAGAAATGGCTGTACAGGCTGTGGAATCAACAAAAGAACAGTTTGTAAGTTAGGTGGTATCTATGAATAG